A genome region from Cucurbita pepo subsp. pepo cultivar mu-cu-16 chromosome LG02, ASM280686v2, whole genome shotgun sequence includes the following:
- the LOC111787434 gene encoding transcription factor MYB62-like, with the protein MAGVSNTAAHRPSEEESELRRGPWTVEEDTLLIHYIAAHGEGQWNLLAKQAGLKRTGKSCRLRWLNYLKPDIKRGNLTLQEQLLILELHSKWGNRWSKIAQELPGRTDNEIKNYWRTRVQKQLRQLKVQAHSRKLLDAICHLSMLEAMDQTSNYSINLPPSLHNMNLPNSSNSTVVLPANHGSRAPPPPPPPRSVQQWPEVSAWPPSPCGEFMEAWRFDMVGQKQQHEAVGALGDWEVGDRDAQMIAPDWVLEDAMVENLWSLDHHLI; encoded by the exons ATGGCTGGTGTGTCAAATACTGCAGCCCATAGGCCAAGTGAGGAAGAAAGTGAGCTAAGAAGAGGGCCATGGACTGTTGAAGAGGACACATTGTTGATTCATTATATTGCTGCTCATGGTGAAGGCCAATGGAACCTATTGGCTAAACAAGCTG GTCTCAAGAGAACGGGAAAAAGTTGCAGATTGAGATGgctgaattatttaaaacccGATATTAAACGCGGGAATCTCACTCTTCAAGAACAACTCCTCATCCTCGAACTTCATTCCAAATGGGGTAATAG gtgGTCAAAAATTGCACAAGAACTACCGGGGAGAACGGATAACGAGATTAAAAACTATTGGAGGACCCGAGTTCAAAAACAGTTACGTCAGCTGAAAGTACAAGCTCACAGCAGGAAACTTTTGGATGCCATTTGTCATTTGAGCATGCTAGAAGCCATGGACCAAACATCCAATTACTCCATAAATTTGCCTCCATCTCTCCATAACATGAACTTACCAAACTCATCGAATAGTACTGTTGTTCTTCCGGCCAACCATGGCAGCAGAGCtcctccaccgccgccgcctccaCGTTCCGTCCAGCAATGGCCTGAAGTCTCAGCATGGCCACCAAGTCCTTGTGGTGAATTCATGGAAGCTTGGAGGTTTGACATGGTGGGGCAGAAGCAGCAACATGAGGCAGTTGGTGCGTTGGGTGATTGGGAAGTTGGTGATCGTGATGCCCAAATGATAGCACCAGATTGGGTGTTGGAGGATGCCATGGTTGAAAACTTGTGGAGCTTGGATCATCActtgatataa
- the LOC111787446 gene encoding transcription factor MYB48-like: protein MVQEESVRKGPWTEQEDFQLVCFVGLFGDRRWDFIAKVSGLKRNGKSCRLRWVNYLHPGLKRGKMSPQEERLVLDLHSKWGNRWSKIARKLPGRTDNEIKNFWRTHVRKLAQEKKKAAVHHVVVSPSSSSTVDSVPTIDIGEESFYDTGGDWSCYMGEEDEKGYSYSMDDIWRDIDDESVVKAVCDEKLSCGPVASPAPWEYGEYSPPWKVAEEKFGI from the exons ATGGTGCAAGAGGAAAGTGTCAGAAAAGGGCCATGGACAGAGCAAGAGGACTTCCAATTGGTCTGCTTTGTTGGTTTGTTCGGTGATCGCCGGTGGGATTTCATCGCCAAAGTATCAG GCTTGAAAAGAAACGGTAAAAGCTGCCGTCTCCGGTGGGTTAACTACCTCCACCCCGGTCTCAAGCGTGGCAAGATGTCTCCCCAAGAAGAGCGCCTTGTCCTCGACCTCCACTCCAAGTGGGGCAACAG atggTCTAAGATTGCTCGGAAGCTTCCGGGACGAACGgataatgaaataaagaatttttggCGAACCCATGTGAGAAAATTGGCgcaagagaaaaagaaagctgCGGTTCATCATGTTGTGGTGTCGCCGTCGTCCTCGTCGACGGTTGACTCGGTCCCGACGATTGATATCGGAGAAGAGAGCTTCTACGACACGGGTGGGGATTGGTCATGTTATATGGGTGAAGAGGATGAAAAGGGTTACTCTTATTCGATGGATGATATTTGGAGAGATATTGATGATGAGAGTGTTGTAAAGGCGGTTTGTGATGAGAAGTTGAGCTGTGGTCCAGTGGCATCACCGGCGCCGTGGGAGTACGGGGAGTACTCGCCGCCGTGGAAGGTGGCGGAGGAAAAGTTTGGGATTTga
- the LOC111787158 gene encoding protein UPSTREAM OF FLC-like has translation MAVASRPTLTDLQIPKLWKHHRDISPERTKVWTEPKLRSDRRVPVVYYLSRNGHLEHPHFMEVPLSSSEGLYLRDVINRLNLLRGNGMASAYSWSSKRSYKNGFVWHDLSENDFIYPLHGKEYVLKGSELLHSSLDSRVQGSVSSRSLRPPEIHKLVGEESDSPILSRRLNQSWSSVDFHEYKVYKTDSSSDSSAKAAAADASTQTDEKHRRRRRVGREEEKEEKEIEEVNGESNSTPSTELSREEISPPPSDYSPETLESLMKADGRLIISEAVNTNRTTESFPSGRMKASAVLMQLISCGSISFKDCGATSMEGQEFSLCKSRVPRGDGKEGAGTSTGIVGFSGVRLEDKEYFSGSLIETQKVKEAPMALKRSSSYNADRGSQMQLSEKEIDQGRRAKCIPRKHKGTSQATKKESNSMITSSSSNSEHGSKRIDNEQTMRDLRDRLDIHL, from the exons ATGGCGGTCGCTTCCAGACCCACACTTACGGACCTTCAAATCCCCAAGCTATGGAAGCACCACAGAGACATTAGTCCTGAACGCACCAAGGTCTGGACTGAGCCCAAGCTCCGCTCCGACAGAAGGGTTCCGGTCGTTTACTATCTCTCCAGAAATGGCCACCTCGAACACCCTCATTTCATGGAGGTTCCTCTTTCCTCCTCCGAAGGCCTTTATCTCAGAG ATGTTATTAACCGTCTTAATCTTCTTCGAGGAAATGGTATGGCGAGTGCTTATTCTTGGTCATCGAAAAG GAGCTACAAGAATGGTTTCGTGTGGCATGATTTGTCTGAGAATGATTTCATTTATCCATTGCATGGTAAAGAGTATGTTCTGAAAGGATCGGAGCTTCTTCATTCTTCCTTAGATAGCCGAGTTCAAGGCTCCGTGTCTTCGAGATCTTTGAGGCCTCCAGAGATTCATAAACTCGTCGGCGAAGAGTCCGATTCTCCGATTCTCTCTCGTCGGCTTAACCAGTCGTGGAGCTCCGTCGACTTCCATGAGTATAAAGTCTACAAGACGGATTCGAGCTCCGACTCGTCGGCCAAAGCTGCCGCTGCCGATGCTTCGACACAGACCGACGAGAAGCACCGGCGGAGAAGACGAGTGGGGagggaagaagagaaggaagaaaaagaaatagaggagGTCAATGGTGAATCAAACTCTACGCCGAGTACAGAGCTCAGTAGAGAAGAAATATCTCCTCCACCGTCGGATTATAGCCCCGAAACTCTCGAATCTCTGATGAAAGCCGACGGGCGTTTGATCATTTCCGAAGCCGTAAACACGAATCGGACGACGGAAAGTTTTCCGAGTGGGAGGATGAAGGCATCGGCGGTTCTGATGCAATTAATCTCCTGTGGATCGATCTCGTTCAAGGACTGTGGAGCAACATCAATGGAGGGTCAAGAGTTCTCACTCTGTAAATCCAGAGTGCCTCGCGGAGATGGGAAAGAAGGAGCAGGGACATCGACCGGCATTGTAGGTTTCTCGGGGGTAAGATTAGAAGACAAGGAATATTTCAGTGGAAGCCTAATTGAAACTCAGAAAGTTAAGGAGGCTCCAATGGCTCTGAAGCGGTCATCCTCTTACAATGCAGATAG GGGGTCACAGATGCAACTCTCCGAGAAGGAGATCGACCAAGGACGACGTGCAAAATGCATACCAAGAAAGCACAAGGGAACAAGCCAGGCAACAAAGAAAGAGAGCAACAGCATGATcaccagcagcagcagcaataGTGAACATGGAAGCAAAAGAATTGACAATGAACAAACAATGAGAGATCTCAGAGATAGATTAGACATCCATCTATGA
- the LOC111787262 gene encoding protein ALP1-like isoform X2: protein MGPIRGSRKKKKLERKLDANASTASDSSEKDDALDWWDDFSRRTIGFHSELEGLDGFKSIFKVSRKTFDYICLLVKDDMTAKSSNFTFLNGRPLSLYDQVAVALRRLGSGDSLVTIGYSFGLNHSTVSQVTWRFVESMEVRGLRHLHWPSSEEEMAQVKLKFEKIQGLPNCCGSIDTTHITMCLPVLDPTSNVWLDAEKNHSMVLQVIVDTEMRFRDIVTGLPGKMSDWLVFQSSNFHKLCEKGERLNGKRLEFINRSEIREYIIGDSGYPLLPYLVTPYDGKELQPSKAEFNKRHTETRLVVQRALASLKERWRIIQGVMWRPDKHRLPRIILVCCLLHNIIIDVGDEMEDGNVPMSIEHDADYKQQICDVYDSKGAYLRDKLSLLFI, encoded by the exons ATGGGTCCAATCAGAGGgtcgagaaagaagaagaaattagagagaaaGCTCGATGCCAATGCCAGTACTGCTTCAGATTCCTCTGAAAAGGACGACGCCCTTGATTGGTGGGACGATTTCTCTAGAAGAACCATTG GTTTTCATTCTGAATTAGAAGGGTTGGATGGATTCAAATCCATTTTCAAGGTCTCGAGAAAGACTTTTGATTACATATGTTTGCTTGTCAAAGACGACATGACAGCGAAATCCAGTAATTTTACGTTTTTAAATGGTCGGCCATTATCTCTATATGATCAAGTAGCTGTAGCTTTAAGAAGGCTGGGTTCTGGTGATTCATTAGTGACGATCGGGTATTCGTTCGGATTGAACCACTCGACTGTTTCTCAAGTCACATGGCGGTTTGTGGAGTCGATGGAAGTAAGGGGACTCCGCCATCTTCACTGGCCTTCATCCGAAGAAGAAATGGCTCAAGTGAaactaaaatttgagaaaatacAAGGCCTCCCTAACTGTTGTGGTTCAATCGACACCACTCACATCACAATGTGTCTGCCTGTTTTGGATCCTACAAGCAATGTATGGCTTGATGCAGAGAAAAACCACAGCATGGTCTTACAAGTGATCGTCGACACCGAAATGAGGTTTCGAGACATAGTAACTGGATTGCCTGGAAAAATGTCGGATTGGTTAGTTTTTCAGAGTTCGAACTTCCACAAGCTCTGCGAAAAGGGGGAGAG GTTGAACGGGAAGCGGTTAGAGTTCATCAACAGGTCGGAAATCAGAGAATACATAATTGGAGATTCGGGCTATCCCTTACTTCCCTATCTTGTCACTCCCTATGATGGAAAAGAACTCCAACCATCAAAAGCCGAGTTTAACAAGCGACACACAGAGACTCGGTTGGTGGTGCAACGAGCCTTAGCTAGCTTGAAAGAAAGATGGAGGATCATTCAGGGAGTGATGTGGAGACCCGATAAACATCGGTTGCCAAGGATCATTCTAGTCTGCTGCTTGCTTCATAACATTATCATTGATGTCGGAGACGAGATGGAGGATGGCAACGTTCCAATGTCTATCGAACACGACGCTGATTACAAACAACAGATTTGTGATGTTTATGACTCAAAGGGTGCATATCTGAGAGATAAATTGTCTTTGCTCTTCATCTAA
- the LOC111787262 gene encoding protein ALP1-like isoform X3, with the protein MGPIRGSRKKKKLERKLDANASTASDSSEKDDALDWWDDFSRRTIGFHSELEGLDGFKSIFKVSRKTFDYICLLVKDDMTAKSSNFTFLNGRPLSLYDQVAVALRRLGSGDSLVTIGYSFGLNHSTVSQVTWRFVESMEVRGLRHLHWPSSEEEMAQVKLKFEKIQGLPNCCGSIDTTHITMCLPVLDPTSNVWLDAEKNHSMVLQVIVDTEMRFRDIVTGLPGKMSDWLVFQSSNFHKLCEKGERLNGKRLEFINRSEIREYIIGDSGYPLLPYLVTPYDGKELQPSKAEFNKRHTETRLVVQRALASLKERWRIIQGVMWRPDKHRLPRIILVCCLLHNIIIDVGDEMEDGNVPMSIEHDADYKQQICDVYDSKGAYLRDKLSLLFI; encoded by the exons ATGGGTCCAATCAGAGGgtcgagaaagaagaagaaattagagagaaaGCTCGATGCCAATGCCAGTACTGCTTCAGATTCCTCTGAAAAGGACGACGCCCTTGATTGGTGGGACGATTTCTCTAGAAGAACCATTG GTTTTCATTCTGAATTAGAAGGGTTGGATGGATTCAAATCCATTTTCAAGGTCTCGAGAAAGACTTTTGATTACATATGTTTGCTTGTCAAAGACGACATGACAGCGAAATCCAGTAATTTTACGTTTTTAAATGGTCGGCCATTATCTCTATATGATCAAGTAGCTGTAGCTTTAAGAAGGCTGGGTTCTGGTGATTCATTAGTGACGATCGGGTATTCGTTCGGATTGAACCACTCGACTGTTTCTCAAGTCACATGGCGGTTTGTGGAGTCGATGGAAGTAAGGGGACTCCGCCATCTTCACTGGCCTTCATCCGAAGAAGAAATGGCTCAAGTGAaactaaaatttgagaaaatacAAGGCCTCCCTAACTGTTGTGGTTCAATCGACACCACTCACATCACAATGTGTCTGCCTGTTTTGGATCCTACAAGCAATGTATGGCTTGATGCAGAGAAAAACCACAGCATGGTCTTACAAGTGATCGTCGACACCGAAATGAGGTTTCGAGACATAGTAACTGGATTGCCTGGAAAAATGTCGGATTGGTTAGTTTTTCAGAGTTCGAACTTCCACAAGCTCTGCGAAAAGGGGGAGAGGTTGAACGGGAAGCGGTTAGAGTTCATCAACAGGTCGGAAATCAGAGAATATATAATTGGAGATTCAGGCTATCCCTTACTTCCT TATCTTGTCACTCCCTATGATGGAAAAGAACTCCAACCATCAAAAGCCGAGTTTAACAAGCGACACACAGAGACTCGGTTGGTGGTGCAACGAGCCTTAGCTAGCTTGAAAGAAAGATGGAGGATCATTCAGGGAGTGATGTGGAGACCCGATAAACATCGGTTGCCAAGGATCATTCTAGTCTGCTGCTTGCTTCATAACATTATCATTGATGTCGGAGACGAGATGGAGGATGGCAACGTTCCAATGTCTATCGAACACGACGCTGATTACAAACAACAGATTTGTGATGTTTATGACTCAAAGGGTGCATATCTGAGAGATAAATTGTCTTTGCTCTTCATCTAA
- the LOC111787262 gene encoding protein ALP1-like isoform X4, whose translation MGPIRGSRKKKKLERKLDANASTASDSSEKDDALDWWDDFSRRTIGFHSELEGLDGFKSIFKVSRKTFDYICLLVKDDMTAKSSNFTFLNGRPLSLYDQVAVALRRLGSGDSLVTIGYSFGLNHSTVSQVTWRFVESMEVRGLRHLHWPSSEEEMAQVKLKFEKIQGLPNCCGSIDTTHITMCLPVLDPTSNVWLDAEKNHSMVLQVIVDTEMRFRDIVTGLPGKMSDWLVFQSSNFHKLCEKGERLNGKRLEFINRSEIREYIIGDSGYPLLPYLVTPYDGKELQPSKAEFNKRHTETRLVVQRALASLKERWRIIQGVMWRPDKHRLPRIILVCCLLHNIIIDVGDEMEDGNVPMSIEHDADYKQQICDVYDSKGAYLRDKLSLLFI comes from the exons ATGGGTCCAATCAGAGGgtcgagaaagaagaagaaattagagagaaaGCTCGATGCCAATGCCAGTACTGCTTCAGATTCCTCTGAAAAGGACGACGCCCTTGATTGGTGGGACGATTTCTCTAGAAGAACCATTG GTTTTCATTCTGAATTAGAAGGGTTGGATGGATTCAAATCCATTTTCAAGGTCTCGAGAAAGACTTTTGATTACATATGTTTGCTTGTCAAAGACGACATGACAGCGAAATCCAGTAATTTTACGTTTTTAAATGGTCGGCCATTATCTCTATATGATCAAGTAGCTGTAGCTTTAAGAAGGCTGGGTTCTGGTGATTCATTAGTGACGATCGGGTATTCGTTCGGATTGAACCACTCGACTGTTTCTCAAGTCACATGGCGGTTTGTGGAGTCGATGGAAGTAAGGGGACTCCGCCATCTTCACTGGCCTTCATCCGAAGAAGAAATGGCTCAAGTGAaactaaaatttgagaaaatacAAGGCCTCCCTAACTGTTGTGGTTCAATCGACACCACTCACATCACAATGTGTCTGCCTGTTTTGGATCCTACAAGCAATGTATGGCTTGATGCAGAGAAAAACCACAGCATGGTCTTACAAGTGATCGTCGACACCGAAATGAGGTTTCGAGACATAGTAACTGGATTGCCTGGAAAAATGTCGGATTGGTTAGTTTTTCAGAGTTCGAACTTCCACAAGCTCTGCGAAAAGGGGGAGAGGTTGAACGGGAAGCGGTTAGAGTTCATCAACAGGTCGGAA ATCAGAGAATACATAATTGGAGATTCGGGCTATCCCTTACTTCCCTATCTTGTCACTCCCTATGATGGAAAAGAACTCCAACCATCAAAAGCCGAGTTTAACAAGCGACACACAGAGACTCGGTTGGTGGTGCAACGAGCCTTAGCTAGCTTGAAAGAAAGATGGAGGATCATTCAGGGAGTGATGTGGAGACCCGATAAACATCGGTTGCCAAGGATCATTCTAGTCTGCTGCTTGCTTCATAACATTATCATTGATGTCGGAGACGAGATGGAGGATGGCAACGTTCCAATGTCTATCGAACACGACGCTGATTACAAACAACAGATTTGTGATGTTTATGACTCAAAGGGTGCATATCTGAGAGATAAATTGTCTTTGCTCTTCATCTAA
- the LOC111788472 gene encoding zinc finger protein ZAT12-like, protein MKREREGGEFEVLDMVDCLMLLSRMEEPRRKNDCLMLLSKMEEPRRKNGFSPTPAADSDKIFVCKTCNREFSSFQALGGHRTSHTKPNFNANGPPTKSKAHECPICGLDFPIGQALGGHMRRHRNTAAAAAVLKKSDGCGKRIFELDLNLPPLENNLNLKLQLSL, encoded by the exons atgaagagagaaagagaagggggagaatttgaagttttggATATGGTAGATTGCTTAATGTTGCTATCCAGAATGGAGGAGCCACGGCGGAAGAATG ATTGCTTAATGTTGCTATCCAAAATGGAGGAGCCACGGCGGAAGAATGGTTTCTCTCCGACGCCGGCGGCTGATTCCGACAAGATTTTTGTGTGTAAAACGTGTAATAGAGAATTCTCATCTTTCCAGGCATTAGGAGGGCATAGAACCAGCCACACGAAGCCCAATTTCAACGCTAACGGCCCACCAACTAAGTCCAAGGCCCATGAATGTCCAATTTGTGGGCTTGATTTCCCGATTGGACAAGCGTTGGGCGGTCACATGAGGCGCCACCGGaacaccgccgccgccgccgccgtatTGAAGAAGTCTGATGGCTGTGGGAAAAGGATTTTTGAGTTGGATTTGAACTTGCCGCCATTAGAGaacaatttgaatttgaagttgCAATTGAGTTTATAG
- the LOC111787455 gene encoding 40S ribosomal protein S15a-1-like, with product MVRISVLNDALKSMYNAEKRGKRQVMIRPSSKVIIKFLMVMQKHGYIGEFEYVDDHRSGKIVVELNGRLNKCGVISPRFDVGVKEIEGWTARLLPSRQFGFIVLTTSAGIMDHEEARRKNVGGKVLGFFY from the exons ATGGTGAGAATTAGTGTCTTGAACGACGCTCTTAAGAGCATGTACAATGCAGAGAAGAGGGGGAAACGACAGGTCATGATCAGGCCTTCCTCTAAAGTGATCATCAAGTTTCTTATGGTTATGCAGAAGCACG gATATATTGGGGAATTTGAGTATGTCGACGATCATAGATCTGGAAAAATTGTTGTTGAACTCAACGGTAGGCTGAACAAGTGTGGGGTTATTAGTCCTCGTTTTGATGTGGGTGTCAAGGAAATTGAAGGCTGGACTGCTAGGCTGCTCCCTTCCAGACAG TTTGGATTCATTGTGCTGACAACATCTGCGGGAATTATGGATCATGAAGAGGCTAGAAGGAAGAACGTTGGAGGGAAAGTCCTTGGTTTCTTCTATTGA